The following proteins are encoded in a genomic region of Ostrinia nubilalis chromosome 1, ilOstNubi1.1, whole genome shotgun sequence:
- the LOC135073156 gene encoding tyrosine-protein kinase Shark codes for MITTMTSFILLKTNSFLLRMNREDNVNWFHGKISRDTAENLLKEEGEDGVFLVRESNTSPGDYVLSVLHQGEVVHYQIRRHGEDAFFSIEEHTTVHGLDTLIQHYRGDSNGLVTRLSVVCKGQPPPHESRTQGTTNLLHRATEAGDFNIVSQMLACGYRNRDAKNQDGQTAVHIAARAGRDNILAKLIESGATVNVRDSFGYTPLHYTCQNNLPSTTELLITKGNANYQMRHAPTGKVPLHDAAQRGHIDCIKVLLKLKAPAHPRTLAKDTPADLAKHYGYVECYQLLKNHKPEPSSTSKSQWYHGTLNRDEAVKLLEDYCRQRSLLDKAADGVYLVRYSERHTGAYVLTMLSENTPYNFIIRKEGNWLFIDDGPYLESLERLIEHYNTVPDGLPTRLMTAVPPKPKPPLPEFSTMPRTKKPSPSRAAMNQTLSLVKHDILSDKISHPHSPPIPAIPTTNNAFELLTRNLSFSSDFNNDSLNNNDEAQDDNDTYKVPVNNSAVVTLAENYNEISINSEGQLSTLQEFIPMSELTLGAVLGEGEFGSVLRATYSPPDQPPQQVAVKTLHMQHTDTNKREFLSEAKTMMSLRHRCIVRMIGISLGPPLAMVQELVPLGSLLEYLVRYPDKVSAGYELRLWACQIAAGMRYLERRRFVHRDLAARNILLASRQQAKISDFGLSRALSTDSSYYKASRGGKWPIKWYAPESYNYGTFSHASDVWSYGVTLWEMFSFGKQPYGDARGVEAIQVVESGQRLERPADCPDEIYQVMLDCWAYCPDARPSFSELVDVFSRHPDYVNISQLALDNDDALA; via the exons ATGATAACAACCATGACGTCATTCATATTGTTGAAG ACAAATTCGTTCTTATTGAGGATGAACAGAGAGGATAACGTGAACTGGTTCCATGGGAAAATATCACGAGACACTGCTGAAAACTTGTTAAAGGAAG AAGGTGAGGATGGTGTTTTCTTGGTACGTGAGAGCAACACTTCGCCTGGAGATTATGTGCTTTCTGTTTTACATCAA GGGGAAGTAGTGCATTATCAAATACGGAGACATGGTGAAGATGCATTCTTCTCCATTGAAGAGCACACAACAGTACACGGACTGGATACTCTCATACAACATTACCGTGGGGACTCCAATGGGCTCGTCACCCGACTGTCTGTTGTTTGCAAAGGGCAACCTCCACCTCACGAGTCTCGTACTCAGGGAACAACAAATCTTTTGCATCG GGCAACCGAAGCCGGCGACTTCAATATAGTGTCTCAGATGCTCGCTTGCGGCTACCGCAACCGAGACGCCAAGAACCAAGATGGGCAGACTGCGGTACACATCGCCGCGCGCGCCGGTCGCGACAACATCCTTGCCAAGCTGATAGAGAGCGGCGCCACTGTCAACGTGCGAGACTCCTTCGGGTACACGCCTCTACAC TATACATGCCAGAACAACTTGCCGAGTACAACAGAGCTGTTGATCACAAAGGGGAACGCGAACTATCAGATGCGGCACGCGCCCACGGGGAAGGTGCCTCTACACGATGCAGCGCAGCGGGGACACATCGACTGTATCAAG GTTCTCCTGAAACTGAAAGCACCAGCCCACCCGAGAACTTTAGCAAAGGACACCCCAGCAGACCTGGCAAAGCATTATGGATACGTAGAATGTTATCAGCTATTGA AAAACCACAAGCCAGAGCCGTCTTCAACGTCAAAAAGCCAGTGGTACCACGGCACCCTGAATCGGGACGAAGCCGTCAAACTGCTTGAGGATTACTGTCGCCAGCGATCGCTCCTCGACAAGGCAGCGGATGGCGTGTATCTAGTGCGCTACAGCGAGCGACACACGGGCGCTTACGTGCTGACTATGCTAAGCGAAAATACGCCGTATAACTTCATTATAAGAAAAGAG ggCAATTGGCTTTTTATTGACGACGGCCCATACCTAGAATCTCTTGAAAGACTGATCGAACACTATAACACGGTTCCTGATGGTTTACCGACTCGCCTGATGACCGCTGTTCCCCCGAAGCCTAAACCACCTCTGCCAGAA TTCTCCACAATGCCACGGACCAAGAAGCCATCGCCGAGCCGCGCCGCCATGAACCAGACGCTATCCCTAGTCAAGCACGACATCCTCAGCGACAAGATCTCCCACCCGCACTCCCCTCCCATCCCCGCCATCCCAACCACCAACAATGCCTTCGAACTGCTCACTCGCAACCTGTCCTTCTCTTCCGACTTCAATAACGACAGTCTGAACAACAACGATGAGGCGCAAGACGACAATGACACGTACAAAGTGCCCGTGAATAATAGCGCGGTGGTGACGCTGGCGGAGAATTATAATGAGATATCCATCAATTCGGAGGGCCAGCTGTCGACGTTGCAAG AATTTATTCCTATGAGTGAGCTGACGTTAGGAGCGGTTCTGGGCGAAGGCGAGTTCGGTTCCGTGCTGCGCGCCACTTATTCTCCGCCAGACCAACCGCCGCAACAG GTTGCCGTGAAGACACTCCATATGCAGCACACAGACACAAACAAGCGAGAATTTTTATCGGAAGCGAAGACCATGATGTCGTTAAGACATCGATGCATAGTGCGCATGATTGGAATATCTTTG GGTCCACCTCTAGCGATGGTTCAAGAGCTCGTCCCTTTGGGCTCGCTCCTAGAGTACCTGGTCCGGTATCCAGACAAAGTGTCGGCGGGCTACGAGCTTCGGCTGTGGGCGTGCCAGATCGCCGCCGGCATGAGATACCTGGAGCGCCGCCGGTTCGTGCATAGGGACCTGGCTGCGAGGAACATACTGCTGGCTAGCAG ACAACAAGCAAAAATAAGCGACTTCGGCCTCTCGCGGGCGCTGTCCACCGACAGCTCCTACTACAAGGCCAGCCGCGGCGGCAAGTGGCCCATCAAGTGGTACGCGCCCGAGTCCTACAACTACGGCACCTTCAGCCACGCCAGTGACGTGTGGAGCTACGGCGTCACGCTCTGGGAGATGTTCTCATTCGGCAAGCAGCCCTATGGCGACGCAAGAGGCGTGGAG